The proteins below come from a single Arthrobacter crystallopoietes genomic window:
- a CDS encoding DUF3040 domain-containing protein has protein sequence MPLSDDERKRLRELEEELAAQDPHLAQKLGTPGLSNRSGARRVYGLLVTIAGLALVILGISLQLTIVGVMGFLASGAGAYIFLDSFSPHWPSPGQKTRV, from the coding sequence ATGCCGTTATCGGACGATGAGCGCAAGCGTCTCCGCGAGCTCGAAGAAGAGCTCGCAGCGCAAGACCCGCATCTGGCCCAAAAGCTGGGTACCCCGGGACTATCCAACAGATCGGGCGCGCGAAGGGTTTACGGTCTGCTGGTCACAATCGCCGGTCTTGCTTTGGTCATCCTAGGTATCAGCCTGCAGCTCACGATAGTAGGTGTCATGGGGTTCTTGGCCTCAGGGGCGGGTGCATACATCTTCCTCGACAGCTTCAGTCCACACTGGCCGTCGCCAGGCCAAAAGACCCGTGTTTAG
- a CDS encoding zinc ribbon domain-containing protein, which translates to MTEATDLPREATKVRAYPLQAFANAGKLSRVHALLGPWRLALGGMQSQLYRQLLDGKPLMKRMPTKVTDLSFTTELSARQVKSIYNQTFQAMNSWTGLVKNAVRELISGSRLDDETQTVLYRVNARTAWFTKELSLPILVNTETGEIRHSDGKPGRGWAAAELPVPAELLKLSRHMVKQVSKHAVSLPNLSRVNTMLMDGTIAQVESSKDSSFDYWLRISTMKKGDVARIPLRAHRHFHHAPGEVSDFVQLNVRKDGSLQFVLQKKSPVAQPRPHGVHLGLDWGMKSLFATSDGRLFGVGAMPHLRELDRQALELAKSLQGQGIRLKTNRRYRNLQQRMREYITNEVNRILNKLAKDDIQGLVVEKLDAMDGGMSRDMNRLITRFGRAAVKKKLATLTEDTGLDVVEVNAAYTSKECSSCGLVHDGNRSGLKFHCRFCGRKTHADIDGARVVLSRRSWQVQGDAKTKSQRGTVRRRLDGAFEARWGCAPPTAGSTGSRIPGSRRRSAVRLATAPS; encoded by the coding sequence ATGACCGAAGCGACTGACCTGCCCAGGGAAGCCACGAAGGTGCGGGCTTATCCGCTCCAAGCGTTTGCCAACGCCGGCAAACTCTCACGCGTCCACGCGCTGCTGGGACCGTGGCGGCTCGCTCTCGGAGGCATGCAGTCCCAGCTATACCGGCAACTCCTCGACGGCAAACCCTTGATGAAACGGATGCCGACGAAAGTTACGGACCTGAGCTTCACGACGGAACTTTCGGCCCGGCAGGTCAAGTCCATATACAACCAGACCTTTCAGGCAATGAACTCGTGGACCGGCCTCGTTAAGAACGCCGTCCGCGAGCTCATCAGCGGCTCCCGACTCGACGACGAGACGCAGACCGTGCTCTACCGGGTGAACGCCCGCACGGCATGGTTCACGAAGGAGCTCAGCCTCCCGATACTGGTCAACACCGAAACGGGCGAAATCCGGCACAGTGACGGCAAGCCCGGCAGAGGCTGGGCCGCGGCGGAACTTCCGGTGCCTGCCGAACTACTCAAGCTCTCCCGCCATATGGTCAAGCAGGTCAGCAAGCATGCTGTTTCGTTGCCGAACCTGTCCCGGGTGAACACGATGCTCATGGACGGCACCATAGCCCAGGTGGAGTCCTCGAAGGACAGCTCATTCGATTACTGGCTCCGCATCTCCACGATGAAGAAGGGCGACGTCGCCCGCATACCGCTCAGAGCCCACCGGCATTTCCATCACGCACCGGGCGAGGTGTCCGACTTTGTGCAGCTCAACGTCCGCAAGGACGGCTCCCTTCAGTTCGTCCTTCAGAAGAAGTCTCCGGTCGCGCAGCCGCGCCCGCACGGCGTCCACCTCGGCCTCGACTGGGGCATGAAGAGCTTGTTCGCGACCAGCGACGGCCGCCTATTCGGCGTCGGCGCCATGCCGCATCTCAGGGAGCTGGACCGGCAGGCGCTGGAACTCGCCAAGAGCCTTCAGGGGCAGGGAATCCGCCTCAAGACGAATCGCCGGTACCGGAATCTCCAGCAACGTATGCGCGAATACATCACCAACGAGGTCAACCGCATCCTGAACAAGCTCGCCAAAGACGACATTCAAGGCTTGGTCGTGGAGAAACTCGACGCCATGGACGGCGGCATGAGCCGGGACATGAACCGTCTCATCACCCGCTTCGGCCGCGCCGCCGTCAAGAAAAAGCTCGCAACTTTGACCGAGGACACGGGTCTCGACGTAGTTGAGGTCAACGCCGCGTACACCTCGAAGGAATGTTCCTCCTGCGGTCTCGTCCACGACGGGAACCGCAGTGGACTGAAGTTTCATTGCCGCTTCTGCGGCAGGAAAACACACGCCGACATCGACGGTGCACGGGTCGTTTTGTCAAGACGTTCTTGGCAGGTTCAGGGCGACGCGAAGACCAAGTCACAGCGTGGGACTGTCCGCCGAAGGCTGGACGGTGCGTTTGAAGCCCGTTGGGGTTGCGCGCCGCCTACCGCAGGCTCGACGGGGAGCCGGATTCCCGGTTCCCGACGCCGCTCCGCAGTGCGGCTAGCCACGGCCCCTTCCTAG
- a CDS encoding DUF4118 domain-containing protein yields the protein MTDMVPERECVLVGLSGGPEGQALLHRAARIVAGRAGGELHAVHVRTTGRAGTESPKELDLQRKLVTELGGTYHTVGGGDPAQTLLDFARSINATQIVVGVPRGGGTRGVAMASVFNRANLFNRGSRFSRGTGARLVRIAGDIDVHLVAQEHGGSYRPARRPNDLGRLRLVAGFVLAVLLPPALQYLLGHWPHDHFATDLLIQLTGTIAVALLGGLWPAVITAVLSSVMVNYFAVQPVGSMDIRDPENILTLLVFLAVAVAVSLVVGLSARRSREASAAGAEAAALGELSRNAVATQESVPEFLERVREHFQSDGAGLYIRKDNDGEPDAWHPVHSAGAVPSKLQDADNLERIDATRTLALTGRILNQRERRLLTAFGAHLLAMLQRDQLMASRRDVQRLAEGNQMRTSILRAVSHDLRTPLAGIKLAVSSLRQDAVQFPPEEEAELLATIEDYTDRLDSLVGNLLDMSRITGDSMAPLIRPVHWQDAVADALRGLPAEHVLVDLPDNMPPVDADQGMLERVIANIVENALKYARGSDVRITGLIGGMGSATVEGRPASELRIIDAGQGVPAEQVINMFRPFQRLDDAPAGTGIGLGLAVAKGFTEAMGGRLLAENTPGGGLTMVIQLPLSTGV from the coding sequence ATGACGGACATGGTGCCGGAGCGCGAATGCGTGCTCGTCGGGCTCAGCGGCGGCCCCGAGGGGCAGGCCCTTCTCCACCGGGCGGCACGGATCGTGGCCGGAAGGGCAGGCGGCGAACTGCACGCCGTCCATGTCCGCACGACGGGCAGGGCGGGAACCGAATCGCCCAAGGAACTGGACCTGCAACGCAAGCTGGTCACCGAGCTCGGAGGCACCTACCACACGGTCGGCGGCGGCGATCCGGCGCAGACCTTGCTCGACTTTGCCCGCAGCATCAACGCCACCCAGATTGTGGTGGGGGTGCCGCGCGGGGGCGGGACCCGCGGAGTCGCCATGGCCAGCGTTTTCAACCGGGCCAATCTGTTCAATCGGGGCAGCAGGTTCAGCCGGGGGACCGGCGCCAGGCTCGTCCGGATTGCCGGGGACATCGACGTGCATCTGGTCGCGCAGGAACACGGCGGTAGCTACAGGCCGGCCCGCCGACCGAATGATTTGGGCCGGCTGCGGCTGGTTGCCGGCTTCGTCCTGGCCGTGCTCCTGCCACCCGCCCTGCAGTACCTGCTGGGACATTGGCCGCATGACCATTTCGCCACCGATCTGCTCATCCAGCTAACCGGCACCATCGCCGTCGCGCTGCTGGGTGGACTCTGGCCCGCCGTCATTACCGCGGTCCTGAGCAGCGTGATGGTGAACTACTTCGCCGTCCAACCCGTGGGCAGCATGGACATCCGGGACCCGGAGAACATTCTCACGCTGCTGGTCTTCCTCGCCGTTGCGGTGGCAGTGTCGCTCGTCGTCGGGCTTTCGGCGCGGCGCAGCCGGGAGGCGTCCGCGGCCGGGGCCGAGGCGGCGGCGCTGGGGGAGCTGAGCCGCAATGCGGTGGCCACCCAGGAGAGTGTGCCGGAATTCCTCGAACGGGTCCGCGAACATTTCCAGAGCGACGGCGCCGGGCTTTACATCCGCAAGGATAACGACGGCGAACCGGACGCCTGGCACCCGGTGCACAGTGCCGGCGCTGTGCCTTCGAAACTGCAGGACGCGGACAACCTGGAACGTATCGACGCCACCCGGACCCTCGCGCTGACCGGGCGGATCCTGAACCAGCGGGAGCGGCGGCTGCTGACAGCGTTCGGCGCCCACCTGCTGGCCATGCTGCAACGCGACCAGCTGATGGCCAGCCGCCGTGACGTCCAGCGCCTCGCGGAGGGAAACCAGATGCGCACTTCCATCCTCCGGGCGGTCTCGCACGATCTGCGCACCCCGCTGGCGGGCATCAAGCTGGCGGTGAGCAGCCTGCGTCAGGACGCCGTCCAGTTCCCGCCCGAGGAGGAGGCGGAACTGCTCGCCACCATCGAGGACTACACGGACCGGCTGGACTCGCTGGTGGGCAATCTGCTGGACATGTCGCGGATCACCGGAGACTCGATGGCGCCGCTGATCCGCCCGGTCCATTGGCAGGACGCCGTCGCCGACGCCCTGCGCGGACTGCCGGCCGAGCACGTGCTGGTCGACCTGCCGGACAACATGCCCCCGGTCGACGCGGACCAGGGCATGCTCGAGCGCGTCATCGCCAACATCGTGGAAAACGCGCTCAAGTACGCCCGCGGCTCGGACGTGCGGATCACCGGCCTGATCGGCGGGATGGGCAGTGCCACCGTCGAGGGGCGCCCGGCCAGCGAACTGCGGATTATCGACGCCGGACAGGGCGTGCCGGCGGAACAAGTCATCAACATGTTCCGGCCGTTCCAACGGCTCGACGACGCACCCGCCGGCACCGGAATCGGGCTCGGCCTGGCCGTGGCCAAGGGCTTCACCGAGGCCATGGGCGGCAGGCTACTGGCCGAGAACACGCCAGGCGGCGGGCTGACCATGGTCATCCAGCTGCCGCTCTCGACCGGGGTCTGA
- a CDS encoding response regulator, which yields MTNVLIVDDEPQILRALQINLNARGYQTLPAADGASALDQAAKHAVDVVILDLGLPDMDGIDVIRGLRGWTDVPIIILSARHASDEKVDALDAGADDYVTKPFDLNELLARVRAATRRVGGAPESPTVETADFEISLIDKRVTRNGEAVRLTPIEWNILELLARNPGRLISQQQVLTHVWGPAYTKETQYLRVYIAQLRRKLEPDPARPRYLLTEAGMGYRFEPGTS from the coding sequence ATGACCAACGTGCTCATCGTCGACGACGAGCCGCAGATCCTTCGCGCCCTGCAGATCAACCTCAACGCCCGGGGGTATCAGACACTCCCGGCGGCGGACGGCGCCTCCGCGCTGGACCAGGCAGCCAAGCATGCTGTCGACGTCGTTATTTTGGATCTGGGTCTGCCGGACATGGACGGCATCGACGTCATCCGTGGCCTGCGCGGCTGGACGGACGTACCGATCATCATTCTTTCCGCGCGGCATGCATCGGACGAGAAGGTGGACGCGCTGGACGCCGGGGCCGACGATTACGTCACCAAACCCTTCGACCTGAACGAGCTGCTGGCGCGCGTCCGTGCGGCTACGCGCCGGGTGGGAGGGGCACCGGAGAGCCCCACCGTGGAAACCGCGGACTTCGAGATCAGCCTGATCGACAAGCGCGTTACCCGCAACGGCGAGGCGGTCCGGCTGACGCCGATCGAGTGGAACATTCTGGAACTGCTGGCGCGCAATCCCGGCAGGCTGATCTCCCAGCAGCAGGTCCTGACCCATGTGTGGGGACCCGCCTACACGAAGGAAACACAGTATCTGCGGGTTTACATCGCGCAATTGCGCCGCAAGCTTGAACCGGACCCGGCGAGACCGCGCTACCTGCTCACCGAGGCAGGGATGGGCTACCGGTTCGAACCGGGAACTAGCTGA
- a CDS encoding SDR family NAD(P)-dependent oxidoreductase: protein MSWGSWPQGRVHTSSSTASVHTGRRQAKRPVFRGRPQLRGATVRARNSVVVITGASSGIGRATALRFAGKGAKVDGTDAGARVRRHCERLIGRRDNRRSG, encoded by the coding sequence GTGTCATGGGGTTCTTGGCCTCAGGGGCGGGTGCATACATCTTCCTCGACAGCTTCAGTCCACACTGGCCGTCGCCAGGCCAAAAGACCCGTGTTTAGGGGCCGTCCTCAATTGCGAGGAGCCACCGTGCGGGCGAGAAATTCCGTTGTCGTTATTACCGGAGCTTCCTCTGGAATAGGGCGTGCCACGGCTCTCCGCTTCGCCGGCAAGGGCGCAAAAGTTGATGGAACCGACGCAGGCGCAAGGGTCCGGCGTCATTGTGAACGTCTCATCGGTCGTAGGGACAATCGCCGCTCCGGGTGA
- a CDS encoding flavin reductase family protein, whose translation MPQDAQTPGLAAAFRAAFAAHPAGVAIVTAAGPDGPAGITASSVISVSAEPPVLALSIMPSSESGAALLAAETLAVHLLTTANRRLAELFARPGSHRFGFNMDWYTAPTGEPIIRGVGTVLRCKPLDRMPAGTGIVLAAQVLQILDGGSIAQPLVYQRQTYYALDTWSALRSRA comes from the coding sequence ATGCCGCAGGACGCCCAGACTCCAGGCCTCGCCGCCGCCTTCCGCGCCGCATTCGCCGCCCATCCCGCAGGTGTAGCAATTGTCACCGCTGCCGGACCAGATGGGCCGGCAGGAATTACCGCGTCCTCTGTGATTTCCGTGTCTGCGGAACCTCCGGTGCTTGCGCTTTCCATCATGCCAAGCAGCGAATCCGGAGCCGCCCTGCTGGCAGCCGAAACGCTTGCCGTCCACCTGCTCACTACCGCCAACCGCAGGCTTGCCGAACTTTTCGCCCGTCCGGGTTCCCACCGTTTCGGGTTCAACATGGACTGGTACACCGCGCCGACGGGCGAACCGATCATCCGCGGCGTCGGCACGGTGCTCCGCTGCAAGCCCCTTGACCGGATGCCGGCCGGAACCGGCATTGTCCTCGCTGCTCAGGTGCTGCAGATTCTCGACGGCGGCTCGATCGCCCAGCCGCTGGTCTACCAGCGGCAGACCTATTACGCCCTGGACACCTGGTCCGCCCTGCGCAGCAGGGCCTGA
- a CDS encoding IS607 family transposase, whose protein sequence is MKLAQYAKKVGIGYRAAWNRYKAGRIEGAWQDEHGTIHVPDPASSLAPKAAVYARFSSHTRKADLERQAQRMTYYAPARGLQVVSVTKEVASGVNDSRPKLAKLLTSDDWGTLVVEHRDRLTRIGFNWFEVLRSQQGRRIDVANLAQEQTSDLMDGFLSIIYSFTARLYGLRGARNRSTKLMAALEDEGAGK, encoded by the coding sequence ATGAAGCTAGCGCAGTACGCGAAGAAGGTTGGGATTGGCTATCGTGCTGCGTGGAACCGATACAAAGCGGGGCGGATCGAGGGCGCCTGGCAGGACGAGCACGGAACCATCCACGTTCCCGATCCCGCGTCATCCCTTGCCCCTAAAGCCGCCGTCTACGCACGGTTCTCTTCACACACCCGGAAAGCGGACTTGGAGCGGCAGGCGCAGCGCATGACCTACTACGCGCCGGCACGTGGGCTTCAGGTGGTCTCGGTGACAAAGGAAGTGGCGAGCGGTGTCAACGACTCCCGCCCCAAACTGGCGAAGCTCCTAACATCTGACGATTGGGGCACCCTCGTTGTCGAGCACCGGGACCGGCTCACGCGTATCGGGTTCAATTGGTTTGAAGTTCTCCGCTCCCAGCAGGGGCGCCGCATCGACGTTGCAAATCTCGCGCAGGAGCAGACCTCAGACCTGATGGACGGCTTCTTGTCCATCATCTACTCCTTCACCGCACGCCTGTACGGGCTTCGCGGGGCCAGGAACCGCAGCACGAAGCTGATGGCCGCGCTCGAAGACGAGGGTGCCGGCAAATGA
- a CDS encoding Hsp20/alpha crystallin family protein, which produces MARFDPFQEMDRLSQALFGNRQGPQMMPMDLYREGDHYVLNADMPGIDPNSVDVDVDGQLLSIRAQRTLKDSGDTQWMLKERQGGSFLRQLTLGQDIDIDGIAAHYDNGVLSVTIPVSEATKRRKIEIAGSHRQEAIEESGKQEKSET; this is translated from the coding sequence ATGGCCAGGTTTGATCCGTTCCAGGAAATGGACCGCCTGTCCCAGGCACTGTTCGGCAACCGGCAGGGCCCGCAGATGATGCCGATGGACCTGTACCGCGAAGGCGACCACTACGTCCTCAACGCCGACATGCCGGGCATCGACCCGAACTCGGTCGATGTCGACGTCGACGGGCAGCTGCTGAGCATCCGCGCCCAGCGCACGCTAAAGGACAGCGGCGACACGCAATGGATGCTCAAGGAACGCCAGGGCGGTTCCTTCCTGCGCCAGCTCACGCTGGGCCAGGACATCGACATCGACGGCATTGCCGCGCATTACGACAACGGGGTACTGAGCGTGACCATCCCGGTCAGCGAAGCAACCAAACGCCGCAAGATCGAAATCGCCGGAAGTCACCGGCAGGAAGCCATCGAGGAGTCGGGTAAACAGGAGAAGTCCGAAACCTAA
- a CDS encoding glutamate--cysteine ligase, whose protein sequence is MRSFGVEEELLLVDAKTGALAPVSEQLLGDNHQAGPSMPGTADSPIAYTGALAPELKQEQLEAVSAPYKDLRKLAAGLRAGRAEADRQAKRFGARAVALGTYPLQASTQLVRRPRYQAMEGRYGMTLREQLTCGFHIHVGVASDDEAVAVLDRIRVWLPVLLALSGNSPYWQGADSGYASFRYQVWKRWPTAGPTELFGSASAYHSLVRVLLDCDVLLDEGMVYFDARLSRRQPTVEIRVADVCLEADHAAALAGICRALVETAAREWLDGRPPLAVPTELLRLASWRASKSAVADDLIHPLRNGRCPARAAVGALLKYVGPVLAETGDLEPVKHMASRIVRTGTGADRQRAVFARHSKLTDVVFDAVRRTHLPVAYL, encoded by the coding sequence ATGCGCAGCTTTGGTGTCGAGGAAGAGCTGCTTCTGGTGGACGCAAAGACCGGAGCGCTCGCCCCTGTCTCCGAGCAATTGCTCGGGGACAATCACCAAGCGGGTCCATCCATGCCAGGGACGGCGGATTCGCCGATTGCCTACACCGGCGCGCTTGCCCCGGAACTGAAGCAGGAACAGCTTGAAGCCGTGTCGGCACCGTACAAGGACCTGAGGAAGCTGGCGGCAGGCCTGAGGGCAGGCAGGGCGGAGGCCGATCGGCAGGCCAAACGGTTCGGCGCCCGGGCTGTTGCACTCGGTACCTATCCACTGCAGGCTTCCACCCAGCTGGTGCGCCGTCCGCGCTATCAAGCGATGGAAGGCCGCTATGGGATGACCCTGCGCGAGCAGCTCACCTGCGGTTTCCATATCCACGTTGGCGTCGCGTCCGACGACGAAGCCGTTGCGGTTCTTGACCGGATCCGGGTCTGGCTACCCGTCCTGCTTGCCCTGAGCGGAAACTCCCCATACTGGCAGGGCGCCGACAGCGGCTACGCCAGCTTCCGGTACCAGGTCTGGAAACGCTGGCCCACCGCTGGCCCCACGGAACTTTTCGGGTCTGCGTCCGCCTACCACAGCCTTGTGCGGGTTCTCCTGGACTGCGATGTACTGCTCGACGAGGGAATGGTCTACTTCGATGCCCGCCTCAGCAGACGCCAGCCCACCGTGGAAATTCGCGTCGCCGACGTCTGCCTCGAAGCAGACCACGCCGCGGCGCTGGCCGGCATATGCCGGGCCCTTGTCGAGACGGCGGCACGGGAGTGGCTTGACGGCCGGCCACCGCTGGCCGTTCCGACAGAACTGCTGCGGCTCGCGTCATGGCGGGCAAGCAAGTCCGCCGTCGCCGACGATCTGATCCATCCGCTAAGGAACGGGCGCTGCCCTGCACGAGCCGCCGTCGGCGCTTTGCTCAAGTACGTGGGACCGGTCTTGGCCGAAACCGGAGACCTGGAACCGGTCAAGCATATGGCCAGCCGGATTGTCCGCACCGGAACAGGCGCAGACCGCCAGCGGGCTGTCTTCGCCCGCCACAGCAAGCTCACCGACGTCGTCTTTGACGCCGTCCGACGCACACATCTGCCTGTCGCTTATCTCTGA
- a CDS encoding protein adenylyltransferase SelO yields MSVEAQSNVTFDGQFAREFAELAVPWQAEEVPDPQLLVLNEPLAAELGFDPASLRNAEGLRLLIGNTVPEGATPVAQGYAGHQFGFYSPRLGDGRALLLGEIADADGGLRDIHLKGSGRTPFARGGDGLAAVGPMLREYVVSEAMHALGIPTTRSLAVVSTGRPVRRETLLQGAVLTRVASSHLRVGNFQYVRAMNDDDLLRRLADHAIARHHPAAAEAENPYLALFQAVVAAQASLVARWMLVGFIHGVMNTDNMTISGETIDYGPCAFMDAFDPATVYSSIDETGRYAYGNQPLVAEWNLARLAEVLLPLLHEDQEQAVALAQESLGAFHGQYSAAWLTGMKAKLGLPDSLDDEAASSLTNELFVLLQEAQVDYTSFFRSLAKAARGDDGPARSMLLSPAALDAWTKRWRALDPDADLMDRTNPVYIPRNHLVEEALAAAGDGDMEPFSQLLAAVSAPFEERPGLERYASAAPESFGPYRTFCGT; encoded by the coding sequence ATGAGTGTCGAAGCCCAGTCAAATGTCACCTTTGACGGCCAGTTCGCCCGCGAGTTCGCGGAGCTGGCCGTTCCTTGGCAGGCGGAGGAAGTTCCCGACCCGCAGTTGCTCGTGCTCAACGAGCCGCTGGCCGCGGAGCTGGGCTTCGACCCTGCATCCTTGCGGAACGCCGAGGGCCTGCGCCTGCTGATCGGCAACACAGTCCCGGAGGGTGCCACCCCGGTGGCGCAGGGCTACGCCGGCCACCAGTTCGGCTTCTACTCGCCGCGTCTGGGCGACGGACGCGCCCTCCTGCTCGGTGAGATCGCCGACGCCGACGGAGGCCTTCGGGACATCCACCTCAAAGGCTCCGGACGCACGCCGTTCGCCCGCGGTGGCGACGGCCTGGCCGCGGTCGGTCCAATGCTGCGCGAGTACGTGGTCAGCGAGGCGATGCACGCCCTCGGTATCCCCACCACCCGGTCCCTCGCCGTGGTCTCGACGGGGCGCCCGGTGCGCCGGGAGACCCTGCTGCAGGGAGCCGTGCTCACCCGCGTGGCAAGCAGCCACCTGCGCGTGGGCAACTTCCAATACGTTCGGGCAATGAACGACGACGACCTGCTGCGCCGTCTGGCCGATCATGCGATCGCACGCCACCATCCCGCTGCAGCAGAGGCCGAGAACCCCTACCTCGCCCTGTTCCAAGCAGTCGTGGCTGCCCAGGCGTCGCTGGTGGCCCGATGGATGCTGGTTGGTTTCATCCACGGTGTCATGAATACGGACAACATGACCATCTCGGGGGAGACCATCGACTACGGGCCGTGTGCCTTCATGGACGCTTTCGACCCGGCCACGGTTTACAGCTCGATCGACGAAACCGGGCGCTACGCCTACGGCAACCAGCCGCTGGTGGCGGAGTGGAACTTAGCCCGCCTCGCAGAGGTTCTCCTGCCGCTCCTCCACGAGGACCAGGAGCAGGCCGTCGCCCTCGCACAGGAATCGCTTGGCGCCTTCCACGGTCAGTACAGCGCCGCCTGGTTGACCGGCATGAAAGCCAAACTCGGTCTGCCCGACAGTCTCGACGATGAAGCCGCCTCGTCCCTTACAAACGAGCTCTTCGTCCTGCTGCAGGAAGCCCAGGTGGACTATACGTCCTTCTTCCGGAGCCTCGCAAAGGCGGCCCGCGGCGACGACGGGCCCGCGCGCTCCATGTTATTGAGTCCGGCAGCGTTGGATGCCTGGACCAAGCGTTGGCGCGCCCTCGACCCGGACGCAGATCTCATGGACCGGACCAACCCGGTCTACATTCCCCGCAACCACCTCGTCGAGGAGGCCCTTGCCGCCGCTGGCGACGGCGACATGGAGCCGTTCAGCCAGCTCCTGGCCGCGGTGTCCGCGCCTTTCGAGGAGCGCCCTGGCCTCGAGCGTTACGCCTCCGCCGCGCCGGAGAGCTTCGGCCCCTACCGGACCTTCTGCGGAACCTAA
- a CDS encoding zinc-dependent alcohol dehydrogenase — MRAMVYRGPYKVRVEEKDIPPIEHPNDAIVRVTHAAICGSDLHLYHGMMPDTRVGMTFGHEFIGVVEEVGPSVQNLKRGDRVMVPFNVYCGSCYFCARGLYSNCHNVNPNATAVGAIYGYSHTCGGYDGGQAEFVRVPFADVGPSIMPEWMDPEDALLLTDALATGYFGAQLGDIVEGDTVVVFGAGPVGLFAAKSSWLMGAGRVIVIDHLDYRLEKARTFAHAETYNFAEYNDIVVQMKKITDYLGADVAIDAVGAEADGNFTQHVTAAKFKLQGGSPVALNWAIDSVRKGGTISVMGAYGPMFSAVKFGDALNKGLTLRMNQCPVKRQWPRLFEHIKNGYLKPSDIITHRIPLEHIAEGYHIFSAKLDDCIKPVIVPDAS, encoded by the coding sequence ATGAGAGCAATGGTGTACCGCGGTCCATACAAGGTCCGCGTTGAAGAGAAGGACATACCCCCGATCGAGCACCCGAACGACGCGATTGTACGGGTAACGCACGCGGCCATCTGCGGATCCGACCTGCATCTCTACCACGGCATGATGCCGGACACGCGGGTAGGCATGACCTTTGGCCACGAGTTTATCGGCGTCGTCGAGGAGGTCGGCCCATCGGTGCAGAACCTCAAGCGCGGCGACAGGGTGATGGTGCCGTTCAACGTCTACTGCGGGTCCTGCTACTTCTGTGCGCGGGGCCTGTATTCCAACTGCCACAACGTCAACCCCAATGCGACGGCGGTAGGCGCTATCTATGGCTACTCCCACACCTGCGGTGGTTACGACGGCGGCCAGGCGGAGTTCGTGCGGGTGCCCTTTGCCGACGTCGGGCCTTCCATCATGCCGGAGTGGATGGATCCGGAGGACGCACTGCTGCTGACCGATGCCCTCGCCACCGGTTATTTCGGTGCCCAGCTCGGGGACATCGTCGAAGGCGACACGGTGGTGGTGTTCGGAGCGGGTCCGGTTGGACTGTTCGCGGCGAAGTCGTCATGGCTGATGGGGGCGGGGCGCGTGATCGTCATCGATCATCTGGACTACCGGCTGGAAAAGGCTCGCACCTTCGCCCACGCCGAGACCTACAACTTCGCCGAGTACAACGACATCGTGGTCCAAATGAAGAAAATTACCGATTATCTCGGCGCTGACGTGGCGATCGATGCCGTTGGCGCCGAAGCAGACGGTAACTTCACCCAGCATGTCACCGCCGCGAAGTTCAAACTGCAGGGCGGCTCCCCCGTGGCACTGAATTGGGCGATCGATTCTGTGCGCAAGGGCGGGACTATTTCGGTGATGGGTGCGTATGGCCCGATGTTCAGCGCCGTGAAGTTCGGCGACGCACTGAACAAGGGCTTGACCCTGCGGATGAACCAGTGTCCGGTAAAACGCCAGTGGCCGCGGCTGTTCGAGCACATCAAGAACGGCTACCTCAAACCCAGCGACATTATCACTCACCGCATTCCGCTGGAGCACATAGCGGAGGGATATCACATCTTCTCCGCGAAGCTCGATGACTGCATCAAGCCGGTCATCGTCCCGGACGCAAGCTGA